A genomic segment from Zerene cesonia ecotype Mississippi chromosome 5, Zerene_cesonia_1.1, whole genome shotgun sequence encodes:
- the LOC119839927 gene encoding glyoxylate reductase/hydroxypyruvate reductase-like, whose protein sequence is MLYKRIVVFPVSLVRTGKVFDLNRKMSESGKFKVFVTRSDMPEGGINILKKQCDVRIWESPLPIPRADLLKSISGVNGIYCSLTEKIDQEVLNTAGEGLKVVATISVGHDHIDVAECKKRGIRIGYTPDVLTDATAELTLALLLSTSRRLPEAQNEAKTGGWVSWAPTWMTGPGLAGATVGIVGFGRIGQAVARRVKSFNTAQILYFNRSERPEAKEIGAVKVTFDELLAKSDFVICCAALVPETKEIFNKSAYDRMKRNAIFVNTSRGGTVDQNALVEALQNGTIRAAGLDVTTPEPLPLDSPLFKLKNCVVLPHIGSASIEARNTMSELTANNIIAALNGKDMPAELK, encoded by the exons ATGCTTTATAAAAGGATCGTCGTTTTTCCTGTTAGCTTAGTACGAACTGGAAAAGTTTTTGACTTGAACAGGAAAATGAGTGAATCAGGAAAATTCAAAGTATTTGTCACACGCTCTGATATGCCTGAGGGTggaataaatattctaaagaAACA ATGTGATGTAAGAATATGGGAATCTCCACTGCCAATTCCAAGAGCTGATCTTCTCAAATCAATATCTGGAGTGAATGGTATATATTGTTCGCTAACTGAAAAGATAGACCAGGAAGTATTGAATACTGCTGGAGAAGGGTTAAAAGTTGTGGCGACAATATCTGTAGGACATGATCATATTGATGTTGCCGAATGCAAAAAGAGAGGAATACGAATTGGATACACTCCTGATGTTCTGACGGATGCAACGGCTGAATTGACT ttgGCGCTTCTATTATCGACATCTAGAAGGCTTCCTGAAGCACAGAACGAGGCAAAGACTGGTGGTTGGGTATCCTGGGCTCCAACATGGATGACAGGTCCTGGCTTAGCTGGAGCCACTGTGGGCATTGTTGGTTTCGGTAGAATTGGCCAAGCCGTTGCCAGACGTGTTAAGTCTTTCAACACAGCCCAAATACTATACTTCAACCGAAGTGAACGACCTGAAGCCAAAGAAATTGGTGCAGTCAAGGTTACCTTTGACGAACTTCTAGCTAAAAGCGACTTCGTCATCTGCTGCGCCGCTTTGGTGCCAGAAACAAaggaaattttcaataaaagtgCATATGATAGGATGAAGCGAAATGCCATCTTTGTGAATACAAGCCGAGGGGGTACTGTTGATCAAAATGCATTAGTAGAAGCCTTGCAGAATGGTACAATACGTGCAGCAGGACTCGACGTAACTACTCCTGAACCCTTGCCTCTTGATAGTCCATTGTTTAAACTCAAGAACTGTGTAGTGCTACCTCATATTGGTAGTGCATCTATTGAAGCAAGAAATACTATGAGTGAATTGacagcaaataatattattgccgCATTGAATGGCAAAGATATGCCAGCagaattaaagtaa
- the LOC119839928 gene encoding thioredoxin domain-containing protein 15, with product MHFFIKFHIFILVLACGFSISKQYDMDEEVAIDVPKDEDMEMETVDDSESLLSNVVSDMNRTLSNLYFHVTSSNATAENKTQSSNETKKLVKCKDIIYEPEDLEPSVEIINGSALAKLLQSKPDVPGRDVEADCVLVLFYARACPFSAHAAPHFNALSRSYPNIKMVALDALKHSGINAQYGIVGVPTLKMFHNGRPVGKFNGTEYNIHLFSKFVNAITGQNPQGLLVMSKDFQGPVSSVVEKETDYFLILSWLFIVVCSIYYFMESKWWTMIVEMVQNNWRESVAQHEHND from the exons ATGCACTtctttatcaaatttcatatttttatattggtgCTTGCTTGTG gatTTTCAATAAGTAAACAATATGATATGGACGAAGAAGTCGCCATCGATGTGCCAAAAGACGAAGATATGGAAATGGAGACAGTAGACGACTCAGAATCGCTACTCTCTAATGTGGTATCTGATATGAATCGTACATTGTCAAATCTATACTTCCATGTCACTTCTTCGAATGCAACagctgaaaataaaacacagtcatcgaacgaaacaaaaaagcttgtaaaatgtaaagatATTATCTACGAACCTGAAGATTTAGAGCCATCGGTTGAAATAATCAATGGAAGTGCTTTGGCGAAATTGCTGCAATCTAAACCCGATGTTCCTGGCCGTGATGTAGAAGCTGACTGTGTTTTAGTACTATTTTATGCTAGGGCCTGTCCATTTAGTGCACATGCTGCCCCACATTTCAATGCCTTATCAAGATCATAtcctaatattaaaatggttGCTTTGGATGCTTTAAAACATTCCGGAATTAATGCCCAGTATGGGATTGTAGGTGTGCCTACTTTAAAGATGTTTCACAATGGTCGACCAGTGGGTAAATTCAATGGAACAGAGTACAATATACACTTGTTTAGCAAGTTTGTCAATGCAATAACTGGACAGAATCCCCAGGGGTTGTTGGTAATGTCTAAAGACTTTCAAGGCCCTGTTTCAAGTGTAGTGGAAAAGGAAACTGACTATTTCCTTATATTATCGtggttatttattgttgtgtgttctatttattacttcatGGAATCAAAATGGTGGACAATGATTGTGGAAATGGTGCAGAATAACTGGAGAGAGTCTGTAGCTCAACACGAacataatgattaa